The Cellulophaga sp. L1A9 genome window below encodes:
- a CDS encoding SDR family NAD(P)-dependent oxidoreductase has product MNKTVLITGATSGIGKSTAILFAANNYNVVLCGRRQERLDILKQELSKETKVYTLNFDVRDKNAVFEAIESLPSDFSDIDILINNAGNAHGLETIDKGNTDDWDAMLDINVKGLLYVSKAVIPKMTAKKAGHIINIGSTAGKEVYPKGNVYCASKHAVDAITKGMLMDLNPYGIRVGAVNPGLVETEFSTVRFKGDESKAENVYKGFEPLKPEDIADIIYFVVTRPYHVNIADLIVMPTAQASATIVNKNL; this is encoded by the coding sequence ATGAATAAAACAGTATTGATAACAGGGGCAACCAGTGGTATAGGGAAATCTACGGCTATTTTATTCGCAGCAAATAACTATAATGTGGTGCTGTGTGGTAGAAGACAAGAGCGTCTTGATATTTTAAAACAAGAGTTGAGTAAAGAAACCAAAGTATATACGTTGAATTTTGATGTTCGGGATAAGAATGCTGTATTTGAAGCTATTGAGTCATTACCTTCAGATTTCTCAGATATTGATATCTTAATTAATAATGCAGGAAATGCACATGGTTTAGAGACTATCGATAAAGGAAATACGGACGATTGGGATGCTATGTTAGATATTAATGTAAAAGGTCTTTTGTATGTGTCAAAGGCTGTTATTCCTAAGATGACTGCAAAAAAAGCCGGCCATATTATTAATATAGGCTCTACAGCGGGCAAAGAAGTATATCCGAAAGGAAATGTGTATTGTGCAAGCAAACATGCGGTAGATGCTATAACAAAAGGAATGTTGATGGATTTGAATCCTTATGGAATACGGGTTGGAGCGGTGAATCCAGGTTTGGTGGAAACCGAGTTTAGTACCGTACGGTTCAAAGGAGATGAAAGTAAGGCAGAAAATGTATATAAAGGGTTTGAACCTTTAAAACCGGAAGATATTGCAGATATTATTTATTTTGTAGTGACAAGGCCTTATCATGTGAATATTGCTGATTTAATAGTGATGCCAACAGCTCAAGCAAGTGCTACCATCGTAAATAAAAATCTATGA
- a CDS encoding VWA domain-containing protein gives MIQLEEKIYFYLLFAIPVLVVVFVLLQFWKRKAQKRFGDLSLLKRLTPSRSIFKSTLKLVLFLAGLALLIVGLVNPKIGTKLETVKREGVDIVFALDVSKSMLAEDIAPNRLEKGKRLVSEIINHLGSDRIGIIAYAAQAYPQLPITTDYSAAKMFLQSMNTDMLSSQGTAINEAIELASTYYDDETQTNRVLFIISDGEDHAEGTTEEAVEKATEEGIRIFTIGVGKAKGAPIPIKRNGIVESLKKDMNGEVVITKLNEVILKEIAEEGNGEYINGDNTNEAVEYIKEQLNQMDKKEFEAKQFAEYKDQFQWFVAGGFLLLFLDLFVLDQKTKWLRKLNLFNENKKE, from the coding sequence ATGATTCAATTAGAAGAAAAAATATATTTTTATCTGTTGTTTGCCATTCCAGTACTGGTGGTGGTTTTTGTGCTGTTACAGTTCTGGAAAAGAAAAGCACAGAAAAGATTTGGAGATCTTAGCCTTTTAAAAAGGTTAACGCCTTCAAGATCTATTTTTAAATCTACCCTAAAACTTGTACTCTTTTTAGCGGGACTAGCCTTATTAATTGTAGGTTTGGTAAACCCAAAAATTGGAACAAAACTTGAAACGGTTAAACGAGAAGGTGTAGATATTGTCTTTGCCTTAGACGTATCCAAAAGTATGTTGGCAGAAGATATTGCGCCTAATAGATTGGAAAAAGGAAAACGATTGGTTTCAGAAATTATCAATCATTTGGGCAGTGACCGTATTGGTATTATAGCTTATGCTGCACAAGCTTATCCTCAGCTTCCTATTACTACAGATTATAGTGCTGCAAAAATGTTCTTGCAAAGTATGAATACGGATATGCTTTCTTCACAAGGAACAGCAATAAATGAAGCCATAGAATTGGCATCTACGTACTATGACGATGAAACACAAACCAATAGAGTGCTTTTTATCATCTCAGACGGGGAAGACCATGCCGAAGGAACGACAGAAGAAGCTGTAGAAAAAGCCACTGAGGAAGGTATTAGAATCTTTACGATAGGCGTAGGTAAAGCTAAAGGAGCTCCCATCCCTATTAAACGTAATGGAATTGTAGAGAGTCTAAAAAAAGACATGAATGGTGAAGTCGTAATTACAAAACTCAATGAAGTTATTCTAAAAGAAATTGCAGAAGAAGGTAACGGCGAATACATTAACGGAGATAACACGAATGAGGCTGTTGAGTATATAAAAGAACAGTTAAACCAAATGGATAAAAAAGAGTTTGAAGCAAAACAATTTGCTGAATACAAAGATCAGTTTCAATGGTTTGTTGCAGGTGGTTTTCTATTATTGTTTTTAGATTTATTTGTATTGGATCAAAAAACCAAATGGTTGAGAAAATTGAATTTGTTTAATGAAAATAAAAAAGAGTAA
- a CDS encoding aldo/keto reductase family oxidoreductase, giving the protein MANTTNYSKIIAGTMTWGSWGKQLSTEEMVALMEQCSSLGITTFDHADIYGDYGTEIAFGKAFKASNLDRSKVQFISKCGIQMTSGRENKVKHYQYDKDYIISSTEQSLKKLNTEYLDVLLLHRPSPLLQPEEVAEAILSLKNSGKIKKFGVSNFSPSQIALLETAVPVSANQVEFSLTQNEVMTNGTLDDCMVHRRFTMCWSPLGSYFRKKDAKTARIKKILISLIEKYSATESQILLAWSLKHPASIFPVVGTTNFERLSESVAAIELNLEIQDWFLLLEASQGKEVA; this is encoded by the coding sequence ATGGCAAATACGACAAATTATTCGAAAATTATAGCGGGCACGATGACTTGGGGAAGTTGGGGGAAACAACTTTCTACAGAAGAAATGGTCGCTTTAATGGAGCAATGTTCAAGCCTTGGGATCACCACATTTGATCATGCAGATATTTATGGGGATTACGGAACGGAAATAGCTTTTGGGAAAGCATTTAAAGCGAGTAATCTTGATAGGTCTAAAGTGCAATTCATAAGTAAATGTGGAATTCAAATGACTTCTGGACGGGAAAATAAGGTAAAGCATTATCAATATGATAAAGATTACATTATTTCTTCAACAGAACAATCTTTAAAAAAGCTAAATACTGAATATTTAGATGTTTTATTATTGCATAGACCAAGTCCATTATTACAGCCAGAGGAGGTGGCGGAAGCTATTTTGAGTCTTAAGAATTCTGGGAAAATAAAAAAATTTGGTGTTTCTAATTTTTCACCCTCTCAAATAGCATTATTAGAAACGGCGGTTCCTGTTTCTGCAAATCAGGTAGAATTCTCCTTGACGCAAAATGAGGTAATGACCAATGGTACTTTGGATGATTGTATGGTACATAGAAGGTTTACCATGTGTTGGAGTCCTTTGGGGAGTTATTTTAGGAAGAAAGATGCTAAAACAGCTAGGATAAAGAAAATACTTATATCCCTTATAGAAAAATATAGTGCCACCGAAAGTCAAATTTTATTGGCTTGGTCGTTAAAACATCCAGCATCCATTTTTCCGGTAGTTGGCACAACAAATTTTGAGCGATTATCAGAATCAGTAGCCGCGATAGAACTAAATTTAGAAATACAAGATTGGTTTTTATTATTAGAAGCAAGCCAAGGAAAAGAAGTAGCATAA
- a CDS encoding ATP-binding protein — translation MINKRLLVKNLLAHNDENSFYDKKRFITIGEREGKAKFLKHVCALANSNPKNNSFIVIGVEDEDNKIVGVDFFDDSKIQNLVNAYLDNPPLISYENIPFPHLPEGKVVGLVTIKSAGKVCSLRKNIWKYYGGSVFFREGSISLPKAYDIELKDLNSEAVATIELHARNNIELTLDGVIDFINNRHKDLGSNYKVFKEQFVVCWAGNKKKVSNETYYSRVDIELINEQVKLFYSALDEITISYDEDSFSTVEYVQLGLGEQQKYYPLEKVKITFHENGTYTIQSKLVFEAPQYDKKVLHHIYNGNGVLLKKLEKNSKLSVSEMNDLELLPATYLICFLNGFEDAKEKMEHARPLLKTRNGKVYQSLKDSLRIMRKVKYN, via the coding sequence ATGATTAATAAACGCTTGCTTGTAAAAAATCTTCTTGCTCATAATGACGAGAATAGTTTTTATGATAAAAAGCGTTTTATAACGATTGGGGAGCGTGAAGGGAAAGCTAAATTTCTAAAACATGTTTGTGCGTTAGCAAATAGTAATCCTAAAAACAATTCTTTTATCGTAATTGGGGTCGAGGATGAAGACAATAAAATAGTAGGAGTTGATTTTTTTGATGATAGTAAAATTCAAAACCTTGTCAACGCGTACCTAGATAACCCCCCTTTAATTTCTTATGAAAATATTCCTTTCCCACATTTGCCAGAAGGTAAAGTGGTCGGATTGGTGACTATAAAATCTGCAGGAAAAGTTTGCTCACTCCGTAAAAATATCTGGAAATATTATGGAGGATCTGTTTTTTTTAGAGAAGGGAGTATAAGTTTACCTAAAGCGTATGACATTGAATTAAAAGATCTAAATTCAGAAGCGGTGGCTACGATAGAGTTACATGCAAGGAATAATATTGAATTAACGCTAGATGGGGTTATCGACTTTATAAACAATCGTCATAAAGATTTAGGCAGTAACTATAAAGTATTTAAAGAGCAGTTTGTTGTATGTTGGGCGGGAAATAAGAAAAAGGTATCAAATGAAACCTATTATTCGCGGGTAGATATTGAGTTGATTAACGAACAAGTAAAACTTTTTTATTCCGCATTAGATGAAATAACAATTAGCTATGATGAGGATTCCTTCAGTACTGTAGAATATGTTCAATTGGGGTTGGGAGAACAGCAAAAGTATTATCCTTTAGAAAAGGTTAAAATAACGTTTCATGAAAACGGCACGTACACCATCCAGAGTAAATTGGTTTTTGAAGCGCCGCAGTATGACAAAAAGGTTTTGCATCATATTTATAATGGCAATGGCGTGTTGTTGAAAAAACTAGAAAAAAACAGCAAGTTGTCGGTTTCAGAAATGAATGATCTTGAGTTGTTACCGGCAACGTATTTAATTTGTTTTTTAAACGGATTTGAAGATGCAAAGGAGAAAATGGAACATGCACGACCACTCCTGAAAACAAGAAATGGAAAGGTGTATCAATCCCTGAAAGATTCGTTGCGGATTATGAGAAAAGTAAAGTATAATTAA
- a CDS encoding VWA domain-containing protein, producing MLENIQFANPQFFWLFLLLPVAVLWYFFKRRQETASLKIATIKGFSTSSLLPKLKPLLFVLRLLALAAIIVALARPQTEDISTKTKTTKGIDIVMAIDVSSSMLARDLKPNRLASLKKVAADFIKKRPNDRIGLVVYAGESYTKTPITSDKGIVLNALKEITYGSLEDGTAIGMGLATSVNRLKESKALSKVIILLTDGINNSGFIEPQTAAELAVEYDIKTYTIGLGTNGNALSPIAINSDGSFRYGMKPVEIDEALLEQIAKTTGGAYFRATNNQSLASIYDEINKLEKTEIEEFKYTRFEEKYRPWLFLAGILLLVEWLLRNTLFRSFI from the coding sequence ATGCTTGAGAATATACAATTTGCTAATCCACAATTTTTTTGGTTGTTTTTACTACTTCCAGTAGCTGTGCTTTGGTATTTTTTTAAGCGTAGACAAGAAACAGCTTCATTAAAAATTGCAACAATTAAAGGTTTTTCTACCTCTAGTCTGTTGCCTAAATTAAAGCCGTTACTATTTGTACTTCGTTTGTTAGCATTGGCTGCAATTATTGTAGCCCTTGCAAGACCACAAACAGAAGACATTTCTACAAAAACAAAAACAACAAAAGGTATAGACATTGTCATGGCGATTGATGTTTCTTCTAGTATGCTTGCTAGAGATTTAAAACCAAATCGTTTAGCCTCATTAAAGAAAGTAGCTGCAGACTTTATCAAAAAAAGACCAAATGACCGTATAGGCTTAGTGGTCTACGCTGGTGAAAGTTATACTAAAACACCAATTACTAGCGATAAAGGCATAGTGCTAAATGCATTAAAAGAAATTACCTATGGTAGTTTAGAAGATGGTACAGCTATAGGTATGGGTTTAGCTACTTCTGTTAACAGATTAAAAGAAAGTAAAGCCTTAAGTAAGGTTATTATTCTACTTACCGATGGAATAAATAACTCTGGTTTTATAGAGCCACAAACAGCGGCTGAGCTTGCGGTAGAATATGATATTAAAACCTATACGATAGGACTGGGTACAAATGGAAATGCACTTTCTCCAATAGCAATTAATAGTGATGGCTCTTTTAGATACGGAATGAAACCCGTAGAAATAGACGAAGCACTTTTAGAGCAAATAGCTAAAACAACTGGTGGAGCCTACTTTAGGGCTACAAATAATCAAAGTTTAGCGTCTATTTATGACGAAATAAATAAATTAGAAAAAACAGAAATAGAAGAGTTTAAATACACCAGATTTGAAGAAAAATACAGGCCTTGGTTATTTCTAGCCGGTATTTTATTACTCGTAGAGTGGTTATTGAGAAACACACTATTTAGAAGTTTTATATAA
- a CDS encoding DNA helicase PriA, with translation MEEAFSTEHKKSCANCGAELKFKPGSNQLKCEYCGYEEFIEQAKSSFEELELQHYLKVVGDNAYTETIELLHCKNCGANQHVEENYKSLDCVYCGDPLIREDIVKEGWILPGALVPFQIDAKKAKTIFKSWVNSLWFAPDKLKKAAIDAEGLHGLYVPHWTFDANLYATYQGQRGDYYYVTERYKTKNGTQTRQVRKTRWSSASGAVNGFVDDILINASEKKRRDIPSKIAQWNLKELVVFNSKYLSGFVTEKYTISLKEGHHQSFQEAKRIAYSWINKDIGGDAQRIDHTDIKLSEETFKHILVPVYISSYKYNGKEYQFYVNGQTGAISGIRPYSFWKIFFLVLFIIIIIAVIAIFTQS, from the coding sequence ATGGAAGAAGCGTTTTCAACGGAACATAAAAAATCATGTGCTAATTGTGGTGCGGAGCTTAAATTTAAACCAGGTTCTAACCAGTTAAAATGTGAATATTGTGGCTATGAGGAATTTATAGAACAAGCCAAGAGTAGTTTTGAGGAATTAGAACTTCAGCACTATTTAAAAGTTGTTGGAGATAATGCCTATACCGAAACTATAGAATTACTTCACTGTAAAAACTGTGGTGCCAATCAACATGTAGAAGAAAATTATAAATCTTTAGATTGCGTGTATTGCGGAGACCCATTAATTAGAGAGGACATTGTAAAAGAAGGGTGGATTTTACCTGGGGCACTTGTGCCCTTTCAGATAGATGCAAAGAAAGCAAAAACTATATTCAAGAGTTGGGTTAATAGTCTTTGGTTTGCGCCAGACAAGCTTAAAAAAGCAGCTATAGATGCAGAGGGTTTGCATGGGTTATATGTTCCCCACTGGACTTTCGATGCTAATTTGTATGCTACTTATCAAGGGCAACGAGGAGATTATTATTATGTGACAGAGCGCTATAAAACAAAAAACGGAACACAAACAAGACAAGTGCGTAAAACGCGATGGTCAAGTGCATCGGGAGCAGTTAATGGTTTTGTTGATGACATTTTAATAAATGCTTCAGAGAAAAAAAGGAGAGACATACCCAGTAAAATAGCACAATGGAATTTAAAAGAATTGGTGGTTTTTAATTCGAAATATTTGTCCGGTTTTGTTACAGAAAAATATACGATATCCTTAAAAGAAGGACACCATCAATCTTTTCAAGAAGCAAAGAGAATAGCATATAGCTGGATAAATAAGGATATAGGAGGAGATGCACAAAGAATAGATCACACGGATATTAAATTATCAGAAGAAACTTTTAAACATATTTTAGTGCCTGTTTATATAAGTTCATATAAGTATAATGGTAAAGAATATCAATTTTATGTGAACGGGCAAACAGGGGCAATTAGCGGAATACGACCTTACTCTTTTTGGAAAATATTTTTTTTAGTTCTTTTTATCATCATTATTATAGCAGTTATAGCGATTTTTACACAATCATGA
- a CDS encoding DUF58 domain-containing protein gives MDTKELLKKVRKIEIKTRRLSDHIFGGEYHSTFKGRGMTFSEVRQYQFGDDVRAIDWNVTARYNEPYIKVFEEERELTMMLMVDVSASELFGSSNQFKNEIITEISATLAFSALQNNDKIGLILFSDQIELFIPPKKGKSHVLRIIRELIEFTPKSKKTDLAVALKYLTSVMKKKAIVFVLSDFITEDYLQTLRITGKKHDVTGIRVYDEREETIPNIGMVQMEDAETGQLQLVNTQSKKVRLSYGKYYQERVDYFQNTFSKSGCGVLACRVDESYVKKLLGYFKRRG, from the coding sequence ATGGATACCAAAGAGTTATTAAAAAAAGTTCGTAAAATTGAGATAAAGACGCGTCGTCTTTCTGACCATATTTTTGGAGGGGAATACCATTCCACTTTTAAAGGTAGAGGTATGACGTTTAGCGAAGTACGTCAATACCAATTTGGGGATGACGTACGTGCTATCGATTGGAATGTAACTGCAAGATATAACGAACCCTACATAAAAGTTTTTGAAGAAGAAAGAGAGCTCACCATGATGCTTATGGTAGATGTGAGTGCCTCTGAGCTTTTTGGCTCTTCTAATCAATTCAAAAATGAAATAATTACGGAGATCTCTGCAACCCTTGCTTTCTCTGCATTACAGAATAATGACAAAATTGGATTGATCTTATTTTCAGATCAAATAGAACTTTTTATTCCGCCTAAAAAAGGTAAAAGTCATGTTTTAAGAATCATCAGAGAATTAATAGAATTTACGCCTAAAAGTAAAAAAACCGATTTAGCGGTAGCACTGAAATATTTGACCAGTGTTATGAAGAAGAAAGCAATCGTTTTTGTTCTTTCTGATTTTATTACGGAAGACTACCTGCAAACCTTACGCATCACAGGAAAAAAACACGATGTTACCGGAATTCGTGTTTATGATGAAAGAGAAGAAACCATACCAAACATTGGAATGGTACAAATGGAAGACGCAGAAACGGGTCAATTACAATTGGTAAACACACAATCTAAGAAAGTGCGCCTTAGCTATGGCAAATACTACCAAGAACGCGTGGACTATTTTCAAAATACGTTTTCAAAATCAGGTTGCGGGGTATTGGCATGCCGAGTAGATGAAAGCTATGTTAAAAAATTATTAGGCTATTTTAAGCGAAGAGGATAA
- a CDS encoding SPFH domain-containing protein, with amino-acid sequence MGLFDEIKKKLSHEFIDIIEWLDATDDTIVHRFERYQNEIKNNAKLIVREGQVAVFINEGQLADVFKPGTYTLSTQNLPILTTLKGWKYGFDSPFKAEVYFVNTHLFTDEKWGTKNAIILNDERFGLTEIRAFGTYSFRIQDAGKFVVDVVGTDANFTNYEINEHLKSLIVTRFTDTVGEAKLPIELYAANTSELSETCQEVMQPEFGRVGILLEKFYIENVSMPEELKKEIFEYSRLDKLDMGKLTQFKTAKAIEEAAKNEGGTAGAGMGMGMGFVLAQQMGGMMSPQMTQQTSPNMQQAAVPPPMPMQVMYHYAVSSSQMGPVPFEKLQELFASRVINKDSLIWKQGMATWKALHEIEELKTFLGGNTPPPLPH; translated from the coding sequence ATGGGACTATTTGACGAAATAAAGAAAAAACTGAGTCACGAATTTATAGATATAATTGAGTGGCTTGATGCTACAGATGATACGATTGTTCATAGGTTTGAACGCTATCAGAATGAAATAAAAAATAATGCAAAACTAATTGTTCGTGAAGGTCAGGTTGCAGTTTTTATAAATGAAGGGCAGCTCGCAGATGTTTTTAAACCAGGTACTTATACTTTGAGTACGCAAAATTTACCAATTCTTACTACTTTAAAAGGATGGAAATACGGATTTGATAGTCCGTTTAAAGCAGAAGTATATTTTGTAAATACCCATTTGTTTACGGATGAAAAATGGGGTACTAAAAATGCGATTATTTTAAATGATGAACGTTTTGGGTTAACAGAAATTAGAGCTTTTGGAACCTATAGTTTCCGTATTCAAGATGCGGGTAAATTTGTGGTAGATGTTGTAGGAACAGATGCTAATTTTACCAACTATGAGATAAACGAACATTTAAAAAGTTTAATTGTTACCCGTTTTACGGATACTGTTGGCGAAGCTAAATTGCCTATTGAACTTTATGCCGCCAATACCTCAGAATTATCAGAAACATGCCAAGAGGTAATGCAGCCAGAATTTGGTCGTGTTGGGATTTTATTAGAGAAATTCTATATCGAAAATGTATCGATGCCAGAAGAGCTCAAAAAAGAAATCTTCGAGTACTCTAGATTGGATAAGCTGGATATGGGTAAACTTACACAGTTTAAAACAGCAAAAGCTATTGAAGAAGCGGCTAAGAATGAAGGAGGTACCGCTGGTGCAGGCATGGGTATGGGAATGGGCTTTGTTTTGGCGCAACAAATGGGCGGAATGATGAGTCCGCAAATGACGCAACAGACAAGCCCTAATATGCAACAAGCTGCTGTACCACCACCAATGCCTATGCAGGTTATGTATCATTATGCAGTAAGTAGTTCTCAAATGGGGCCTGTGCCTTTTGAAAAATTACAAGAACTTTTTGCGAGCAGAGTGATAAATAAAGATTCGCTAATCTGGAAACAAGGAATGGCAACCTGGAAAGCCTTGCATGAAATTGAAGAACTTAAAACATTCTTAGGAGGAAATACACCTCCGCCGTTACCACACTAA
- a CDS encoding tetratricopeptide repeat protein, producing MKNLVYLLLLVATFSYAQEDKEEKEKLRIKQLQESVNYTWDANKALSEKDFINAEVEYRKAIAKSTENSSAPYNLGNAYYSNESFGEAFTRYKQAGETASSKEDKHKAYHNMGNVFMKEKQYEKAVEAYKQALRNNPTDEETRYNLALAQEMLKKQQDEDKKNQDKDKDDKKDKDEDKKEGDNKDKNEGDQKDDKDKDQGDEGDKGDEKEDNKEGEGDKKEEEKKDPSKGDKPEDKKGEQQKKPSQLSKQQVQNLLEAMQNEEKKVQEKMDAQKVKGVKTRNEKDW from the coding sequence ATGAAAAACTTAGTATACCTATTACTTCTTGTTGCGACTTTTTCTTACGCACAAGAAGACAAGGAAGAGAAAGAAAAATTACGAATAAAACAGCTACAGGAATCGGTAAATTATACCTGGGATGCAAATAAAGCATTATCCGAAAAAGATTTTATAAATGCTGAAGTAGAGTACCGGAAAGCTATTGCCAAAAGCACAGAGAATAGCTCTGCACCCTATAATTTAGGAAATGCATATTATTCTAATGAAAGCTTCGGTGAGGCCTTTACCCGCTACAAACAAGCTGGAGAAACGGCAAGTAGTAAAGAAGATAAACACAAAGCTTACCACAACATGGGGAATGTCTTCATGAAAGAAAAACAATACGAAAAGGCTGTTGAAGCCTACAAACAAGCACTTCGTAACAATCCAACAGACGAAGAAACGCGGTACAATTTGGCTTTAGCACAAGAAATGCTAAAAAAGCAACAAGACGAAGACAAAAAGAACCAAGACAAGGATAAGGACGATAAAAAAGATAAAGACGAAGACAAGAAAGAAGGAGATAATAAAGATAAAAACGAAGGAGACCAAAAAGACGATAAAGACAAAGATCAAGGAGACGAAGGAGATAAAGGGGACGAAAAAGAAGACAACAAAGAAGGAGAAGGAGATAAAAAGGAAGAAGAGAAGAAAGACCCTAGTAAAGGCGATAAACCTGAAGATAAAAAAGGAGAGCAGCAAAAAAAACCAAGTCAACTATCTAAACAACAAGTACAGAATCTCTTAGAAGCGATGCAAAATGAAGAGAAAAAAGTACAGGAAAAGATGGACGCTCAAAAAGTAAAAGGCGTTAAAACAAGAAACGAAAAAGACTGGTAA
- a CDS encoding metallophosphoesterase family protein yields the protein MRVLAIGDIHSGLKALEQVLAKAKVTTEDQLIFLGDYVDGWSQATETINFLIELKKTHHCIFIRGNHDELCRSWLTEGKDNPTWYQHGGEATANSYAKLDEQTKKAHIDFFTKLDDYYLDEDKRLFLHAGFTNLKGVDFEYFSKTFYWDRTLWELVLSLNPDLTPGHKYYPQRLTHYSEIYIGHTPVTRIDKTTPQNAANVWNVDTGAAFKGPLSVIDVATKQVWQSDPVYTFYPDEKGRN from the coding sequence ATGAGAGTATTAGCCATAGGAGATATCCATTCAGGATTAAAAGCATTAGAGCAAGTTTTAGCCAAAGCAAAGGTAACTACAGAAGATCAATTGATCTTTTTGGGGGACTATGTAGATGGGTGGAGCCAAGCTACGGAGACCATAAATTTTTTAATTGAATTAAAAAAGACACATCATTGTATTTTCATTAGAGGTAATCATGATGAATTGTGTAGGTCTTGGTTAACAGAAGGAAAAGATAACCCTACGTGGTACCAACACGGTGGCGAGGCTACTGCAAATTCTTATGCGAAGTTAGATGAGCAAACCAAAAAGGCACACATAGATTTTTTCACTAAATTAGACGATTATTATTTGGATGAAGACAAGCGTTTGTTTCTTCATGCAGGATTTACTAACTTAAAGGGTGTAGATTTTGAATATTTTTCGAAAACTTTTTATTGGGATAGGACATTGTGGGAATTGGTCCTTTCTTTGAATCCTGATTTAACGCCAGGACATAAATATTACCCGCAGCGGTTAACACATTATTCGGAAATTTATATAGGACATACACCCGTGACAAGAATAGATAAAACAACACCTCAAAATGCAGCTAATGTATGGAATGTAGATACAGGCGCAGCATTTAAAGGTCCACTTTCAGTGATTGATGTTGCCACAAAACAAGTATGGCAAAGTGATCCAGTGTACACGTTTTACCCTGATGAAAAAGGAAGAAACTGA
- a CDS encoding MoxR family ATPase: MEENTSIDISAINEKIAQESAFIDLLMLEMNKVIVGQKYMVERLLIGLLGQGHILLEGVPGLAKTLAINTLAKAVKGSFSRIQFTPDLLPADVVGTMIFNMKENDFSIKKGPIFANFVLADEINRAPAKVQSALLEAMQEKQVTIGDQTFVLDKPFLVMATQNPIEQEGTYPLPEAQIDRFMLKTVIDYPKMNEEQLIMRQNLTGSYETVNAVVTTAQILSAQKAVREVYMDEKIEKYILDIIFATRYPEKYKLEDLKPLISFGASPRGSINLANAAKCYAFIKRRGYVVPEDVRAVVHDVLRHRIGITYEAEAENVTSVDIINKIVNEIEVP; this comes from the coding sequence ATGGAAGAAAATACTTCAATCGATATTAGTGCTATCAACGAGAAAATTGCGCAAGAAAGTGCTTTTATAGATTTATTAATGCTAGAGATGAACAAAGTGATTGTTGGTCAAAAGTATATGGTAGAACGATTACTAATTGGTCTTTTAGGTCAAGGTCACATTTTATTAGAAGGTGTACCTGGATTAGCAAAAACTTTAGCGATTAACACTTTAGCAAAAGCGGTAAAAGGCAGTTTTAGCAGAATACAGTTTACACCAGATTTATTACCTGCGGATGTTGTTGGTACCATGATCTTTAATATGAAAGAGAATGATTTTTCTATTAAAAAAGGTCCAATTTTCGCCAACTTTGTTTTAGCAGATGAAATTAACCGTGCGCCTGCAAAAGTGCAATCGGCCCTTTTAGAAGCAATGCAAGAAAAGCAAGTAACTATTGGTGATCAAACTTTTGTTTTAGACAAACCATTTTTAGTAATGGCTACGCAAAACCCGATTGAACAAGAAGGTACATACCCTTTACCAGAAGCTCAGATTGACCGTTTTATGCTAAAAACGGTAATTGACTACCCTAAAATGAATGAAGAGCAATTAATTATGCGTCAGAATCTAACGGGAAGTTATGAAACGGTAAATGCAGTAGTTACTACCGCACAAATCCTTAGTGCTCAAAAAGCGGTAAGAGAAGTATATATGGATGAAAAGATTGAAAAATATATCTTAGATATCATATTTGCTACACGTTACCCAGAAAAATATAAGCTAGAAGATTTAAAACCATTGATTAGTTTTGGAGCCTCTCCAAGAGGGAGTATCAACTTAGCAAATGCCGCTAAATGTTACGCCTTTATAAAAAGAAGAGGATATGTTGTTCCTGAAGATGTTAGAGCTGTAGTACATGATGTTTTAAGGCATAGAATTGGAATTACGTATGAAGCAGAAGCAGAAAACGTAACCTCGGTAGATATCATTAATAAAATTGTAAATGAAATAGAAGTGCCTTAA